Genomic window (Paenibacillus sp. 37):
GGTAAACTTTATGAATAAAGATGAACTATTCATGCATAAAGCCATTGAGATTGCTTTGCAAGCTCGCAAAGAAGGAAACGAACCATTCGGCCCATGATCAGTTAGCGGAAATTGCTGGCAGCAACATCATGATCGCGTGTGAAGAAGTGTTTGAGAAAAGTCCTCAAAAGCCTGAAGTAGTGGGGGAATTACTGAGCGCAGAAGGCTTGAAAGTATTCGAAGGATATCAATTTCTTTCTTAGTCCTCGTTCGGACAAAAAAATAATTTTTAATTATTGCTTGATTTTTTTTTCAACGTCTGATAGTGTAAGACCTGTGATTTTGGGAAGTTAATTTATCAATATGAATTAGAGCTTTCCAGCAGATAATTTTGACCACTTCACCAGGAAGTTAAGGCCATACGGACAGCCGGGTCAAACGCCGATTGGCAACTTACGTTGCTTTATTGATTGAGTTCAAAGCTCAAATTTTATAAGTTGGTTACTTTACAACCAGTGCAATTGCACATCAACTTGTGAAACGGTCAATAAGAGTGGTAAAGGCGAATTATTTGCTATATAGACTCTGATCCAATATTGATATACATGAAGGAGCTTTCCGCCAAAGGAGTTCTTGTGAACTTTTTTGGTCATGGAGACTTCACGTCTTTTTTATGATGTATATCGATAAGCAAGTGTGATGGTGCGCGATTGCGGGCATTTTTCACCTTGCTTTTTTTGTTGTCTTGTTGTCGTTACTGTATCAAACAAATTAAACCAATTAAAAAAAATACATATTGGGATAGGAGAATGTAAAATGGGAAAAGCACTAATCATCGGCGCCGGCGGCGTTGCTTCCGTGGCAGTACACAAATGCGTTCAAAACAGTGAAGTTTTTGAGGAAATCTGCATCGCGAGTCGTACAAAATCCAAATGTGATGAACTCAAAGCCAAGCTGGACGGCGGAAAAACAAAAATTACAACAGCACAAGTAGATGCTGACAATGTTGACGAACTGATCGCTCTGATCAACGAAGTTAAACCGGATATCGTTATGAACCTTGCTTTGCCGTATCAAGATCTGACAATCATGGATGCTTGCCTTGCAACTAAAACAAATTACATGGACACAGCGAACTATGAGCCACATGATACAGCGAAGTTCGAATACAGCTGGCAATGGGATTACAAAGAGCGTTTTGAACAAGCAGGCATCACTGCATTGCTCGGTAGTGGATTTGATCCAGGCGTGACAGGCGTATTCTCCGCTTATGCCCTGAAGCACTACTTCGACGAAATTGAGTACATCGACATTCTGGACTGCAATGGCGGCGACCACGGCTATCCGTTCGCAACCAACTTCAACCCTGAGATCAACATTCGCGAAGTATCTGCCAACGGTAGATACTGGGAAAATGGTGAATGGATCGAAACGAAGCCGATGGAAATCAAACGTGTCTACGACTTCAAAGAAGTTGGCGAGAAAGACATGTACCTGTTGTACCATGAGGAATTGGAATCTTTGGCAAAAAACATGCCAGGTCTGAAACGTATCCGTTTCTTCATGACATTTGGTCAAAGCTACCTGACTCACTTGAAAGCTCTTGAAAATGTAGGCATGACTTCAATCGAGCCTATTGAATATGAAGGTAAACAAATTATTCCACTGCAGTTCCTGAAAGCAGTACTGCCTGATCCAGCATCCCTTGGACCACGTACTGTAGGTAAAACAAATATCGGTTGTATTTTCAAAGGTAAAAAAGATGGTCAAGACAAAACATATTATGTTTACAATATCTGTGATCACCAAGAGTGTTACAAAGAAGTGGGTTCCCAAGCGATCTCTTACACAACAGGCGTTCCAGCTATGATTGGTGCAGCAATGGTCATGACAGGCAAATGGAACAAACCAGGCGTATACAATGTAGAAGAGTTCAACCCGGATCCATTCATGGAAGAGTTGAACAAATGGGGCCTCCCATGGGTAGAAGACTTCAACCCGGTACTCGTTGATGAGCTGCCAGAAGAAGTTAAAGAATCGGAGCTAGTTCGTTAAAATGCGGTTCGAGCAATTACCGACACCATGTTTTGTTGTTGACGAGGCGCTTATCGAGAGAAACCTGAAAATCCTGAACGGTGTTATGCAACGTACAGGTGCCAAAATCGTGCTCGCTCAAAAAGCATTTTCCATGACTGCGATGTACCCGCTGATTGGAGAATACCTGAGCGGAGCTACGGCGAGTGGTTTGTATGAAGCACGCCTGGGCCACGAGGAAATGGGCAAAGAGAATCATGTCTTTGCTCCGGCATACCGCGCAGAAGAGATCGACGAGATTCTCTCCATCTGCGACCACATTATTTTCAATTCTTTTTCACAGCTTGCAAAATTTAAGGATAAGGCGCTTCAGGCTGGCCGTAAGGTCGGCTTGCGCGTCAATCCAGAATGCTCTACCCAAGAAGGACACGAGATCTACGATCCGTGTTCTCCGGGTTCGCGTTTTGGCGCGAAACAAGAAGATTTCCAAGCAGATCTGTTGGAAGGTGTCTCCGGACTACACTTCCACACACTGTGTCAGCAAAATTCAGATGATCTGGAGACTACGCTGAACGCAGTTGTTGAGAAGTTCGGACAATGGCTGCCACAAATGGAATGGATCAACTTCGGTGGTGGACACCATATCACACGTGAAGATTATGATATTCCAAGACTGGAAGCATGCATCAAGCGTATGCAGAACGATTATGGCCTGGAAGTATATCTGGAGCCGGGAGAAGCTGTTGCGCTGAACGCGGGTTATCTGGTGACCTCTGTGCTGGACTTCCATAAAAACGGTATGGACATCGCTATTCTGGATACTTCAGCTACGTGTCATATGCCGGATGTGCTGGAAATGCCATATCGCCCGCCGCTGATCGGTTCGGGAGAAGTGGGTGAGAAGGCTCATCTGTATCGCCTAGGTGGACAAACCTGTCTGTCTGGTGACGTGATTGGGGATTATTCATTCGATCAGCCTTTGCAAGAAGGCGACCGTCTGGTATTCGAAGACATGGCGATTTACTCCATGGTGAAAACCAACACGTTCAACGGCATGCCGCTTCCAGCGATTGCTGTTAAAAGAAAAGACGGCGATTGCGAAGTTGTCCGCGAATTCGGATATCAGGATTTCAAAATGAGGCTGGCATAATTACTTCATTATATAGTAAGCATTGAATATAAATACAAAGAAGGGAACCTGGAGACAGGTTCCCTTTTTAACGTTAACTAATGTTTAACGTCTTGAAGCGTATGAAAAGATCGGTTCTCTTAGTTCAAAGTCATACGTCAACCCGTCCACAATGCCGACTACACTTTCACTGTCATACAACTCCAGCAAAAATCCAGCCATTTGTTCCGCCGTATGGAACTTGGGAACTCTGCCTTCATACTCAAACTCGTCTACATTAAAGGAATGTTTCGCAAACTCGGTCTCGGTTGCAGCCGGAGCGAGAACTTTGGCTTGCATTGCTGCGTTCTTGCCCTTTAACTCTTGCGCAAGCCCTTCCGTAAAGGCACTTACATAGAACTTAGTTGCGCAGTAGGTTACTGCATCGGCTACAATCGTATATCCTCCACCAGAGGAAATATTAATGATCTGTGTGCCATCAACGTTTGCATAATCACGTACATACAGGGAAGAAAGAATCGTAAGAGCTTCTATATTAAGATGAAGCATCTGCTCAATCTTGGGCAGGTGTTGTTCGCCAACGGAAGCAAAATTCCCGAATCCTGCATTGTTAATCCACGTCTCAATGGAGTAAGCCTGAAGACTCTCATAGAATTCATGCACATTAGCGGCAATGGACAGATCCACTGTACGAATGACAATATCCAGATCAGGATTGATTTCAGCTACTTTTGCTTTTAATTTGTCCAATTCATCGGTTCTGCGTGCTGCCAGGATTATATTTTTGCCACGAGCTGCAAAAGCTAAAGCCGCTTCATATCCAATGCCTGAACTGGCACCGGTAATCACTGTGTATTTCATGGGAATTCCTCCTGGATCTGATTTCATTATTTATTGTGATGTGACCACGAGTTGATTATACTGATTAGAGCTTACTCTAAGTCAAGCGGGAAAATGGAGGGGAGGTTAACCATGCATACCATTGGTGAAGTGGCAGAATTACTCCATATCAGTGCACATACGTTGCGTTATTATGAGAAGGAACAGATTGTAACTCCTCTCCGAGATGCGAGTGGAGACAGGCGGTACAACGAGTCACACCTGAAATGGCTACAATTTGTAATTAAATTAAAAGAGACTCAGATGCCCATTGCTACCATTAAGAAGTATGCGTCCTTGTTTCAGGAAGGGGAGCATACGGCGGCGGATCGTTTGAAGCTACTGGAGGAGCATAAAGAGTCGATTCAAAAACAGATGCACATCCTTAACACAGCAGATGAGATGCTTGAGCATAAAATTTCGACGTATCGAACGCTCATCGGACAATGAACTAACACACACAAATGACGATCTATTGCCAAAACAGTGATTTTTATTATAGACTGTTTTTTATCGGTTGTTCATCAAGGGGGAAATGCAATGCATCAAATCAGGAAACAAAAGTCAAATAAGTTAAAGATTCTCTCCAAAGTATTATTGATTATCATTGGGGGATTTATAACGGCATATGGTCTCGAAGCCATATTGATCCCGAATAATGTCTCAGATGGTGGTGTCACAGGTCTGAGTATCGTAGGATCACAACTGTTCGGATTACCACTGGGGATACTCATCGGGATTATTAACATTCCATTTGTGTGGCTAGGGTACAAGCAAATCGGAAAAAGCTTTGCGTTATATTCGATCATCGGTATTGCTTCACTCGCAATCAGCACCAGTCTGATGCACCATGTACCAACCATCATTGAAGGTGATACCTTGCTTGTTACGGTTGTCGGCGGGATTATTATCGGTTTTGGTATGGGACTTGCATTACGTAATGGTGGCGCATTGGATGGCATAGATATGCTGGCTGTACTCCTTTCGCGAAAAGTCCCTTTTGGAACCAGTGATCTCATTCTGTTCCTCAACATGTTTGTATTTATTGTCGTTTCTACCGTGTTTGGTCTGCAAGGTGCGATCTTGTCAGGACTTGCGTATTTCATTGCTTCTAAAGTAATACATATTGTTGAAGAGGGCTTGAGCGGCTCCAAAACGTTTAAAATTATTACGAATCAACCTGAGATTATGGTTGAAACCATTCGGGACCGCTTAGGCCGTGGAGCAACATATACCGAGGCTTACGGTGGCTATTCTAATGAGCAATTCAAAGAAATTACTTGTGTCATTAACCGGATGGAAGAGAGTAAAATTAAAGATATCATTCACGAAATTGACCCAACTGCTTTTGTAGTCGTATATGATGTAGCAGAAGTCAGAGGCGGCAATTTCAAAAAGAAAGATATACACTAACATACAAAAACGCGCTGACAGGAGAAATACTCTTGCCAGCGCGTTTTTGTTTTACCATATGTGTATAAAAAAAATCAAGCTTCAGTAAAAACTGTACTGAAGCTACTGTCAACACCTTCAATATATAATGGAACAGCATATACCTTTTCAATTCCAGATAAGTCATGGTTTAAATTCATATCCTCTATAAGTAGAATGAACTTGCCATCAACCCGACCTTTCCCAAGCATAATCTGATGAAAAGTGATAGCCTCATCCACATGAATCACAGAGCCAGAAGAGATCATATCCATTCCAACTGCTCTCAATGAATCAAAAACCATCAAGTAACTTGCAGCATCTGCTGCAAACCCTGGGTTATGATCACTATAACGAACAGGGTCAGATGACCGAAACTTTCCAAAACCTGTACGTATGAGCAGAAGATCAGAGCCAGCGATCTGGTGTTCATACGGCTCCAGGTCAGCTTTTGTAATAAGTTCATCGTCACCTTTGGGAATATCGAGGATTGTTGGATGAGTAAAGATAAAGTAGTCTATGGGAATCTCGCTTATTTTTAGACCTTGCGGATTGAAATGCCAAGGCCCGTCAATATGAGTTCCATTATGGTTGAGAGATGTGATAATAAATTGGTTATACAGATCTCCTTGATCTATGCTGGACTGCTGCTGAATCTCAACAGGAGGATTATCTTTATAAACGGGAGTATTTACACTAAGAGGGTAGGACAAGAGGATCCGCTTCATCTGTTGTTCTCTCCTTTATGTCACACAGGTTCTATATCATGATTGGTGAATGTATGGACTCATATTATGAAAGGAATCGGTATTTCATGCATAAGCACAGCTCTATTATGGAAAACTTCTGTAGTGTGATTAAAAAGCATGATTCTATGGGAGGTTAGCATAGTGACAAAACAGGACCCGCAAGAGCTTTTGAAGCAAAAACATGAACTGGATGAACAAAAAAGACAGTTCACTAATTTTTCCCGAAATATTTCAGGTCATGGTGAGGTTGAAGCTGGTCAAGAGTTCAGTGTTGACCGAGTGCCAGATGACCAAAATCGTATGAAATCGGTTGAGAACAGACGCGGCGAAGTCTAAAACGTTACAACATAAGCTGATCCTTTATTGGATCGGCTTATTCGTGCGAAGCATTTTATTGAAGAGAAAGATATATGTTGTGGTTG
Coding sequences:
- a CDS encoding cyclase family protein, whose amino-acid sequence is MKRILLSYPLSVNTPVYKDNPPVEIQQQSSIDQGDLYNQFIITSLNHNGTHIDGPWHFNPQGLKISEIPIDYFIFTHPTILDIPKGDDELITKADLEPYEHQIAGSDLLLIRTGFGKFRSSDPVRYSDHNPGFAADAASYLMVFDSLRAVGMDMISSGSVIHVDEAITFHQIMLGKGRVDGKFILLIEDMNLNHDLSGIEKVYAVPLYIEGVDSSFSTVFTEA
- the nspC gene encoding carboxynorspermidine decarboxylase, giving the protein MRFEQLPTPCFVVDEALIERNLKILNGVMQRTGAKIVLAQKAFSMTAMYPLIGEYLSGATASGLYEARLGHEEMGKENHVFAPAYRAEEIDEILSICDHIIFNSFSQLAKFKDKALQAGRKVGLRVNPECSTQEGHEIYDPCSPGSRFGAKQEDFQADLLEGVSGLHFHTLCQQNSDDLETTLNAVVEKFGQWLPQMEWINFGGGHHITREDYDIPRLEACIKRMQNDYGLEVYLEPGEAVALNAGYLVTSVLDFHKNGMDIAILDTSATCHMPDVLEMPYRPPLIGSGEVGEKAHLYRLGGQTCLSGDVIGDYSFDQPLQEGDRLVFEDMAIYSMVKTNTFNGMPLPAIAVKRKDGDCEVVREFGYQDFKMRLA
- a CDS encoding saccharopine dehydrogenase family protein, with product MGKALIIGAGGVASVAVHKCVQNSEVFEEICIASRTKSKCDELKAKLDGGKTKITTAQVDADNVDELIALINEVKPDIVMNLALPYQDLTIMDACLATKTNYMDTANYEPHDTAKFEYSWQWDYKERFEQAGITALLGSGFDPGVTGVFSAYALKHYFDEIEYIDILDCNGGDHGYPFATNFNPEINIREVSANGRYWENGEWIETKPMEIKRVYDFKEVGEKDMYLLYHEELESLAKNMPGLKRIRFFMTFGQSYLTHLKALENVGMTSIEPIEYEGKQIIPLQFLKAVLPDPASLGPRTVGKTNIGCIFKGKKDGQDKTYYVYNICDHQECYKEVGSQAISYTTGVPAMIGAAMVMTGKWNKPGVYNVEEFNPDPFMEELNKWGLPWVEDFNPVLVDELPEEVKESELVR
- a CDS encoding SDR family NAD(P)-dependent oxidoreductase; this translates as MKYTVITGASSGIGYEAALAFAARGKNIILAARRTDELDKLKAKVAEINPDLDIVIRTVDLSIAANVHEFYESLQAYSIETWINNAGFGNFASVGEQHLPKIEQMLHLNIEALTILSSLYVRDYANVDGTQIINISSGGGYTIVADAVTYCATKFYVSAFTEGLAQELKGKNAAMQAKVLAPAATETEFAKHSFNVDEFEYEGRVPKFHTAEQMAGFLLELYDSESVVGIVDGLTYDFELREPIFSYASRR
- a CDS encoding YitT family protein; the protein is MHQIRKQKSNKLKILSKVLLIIIGGFITAYGLEAILIPNNVSDGGVTGLSIVGSQLFGLPLGILIGIINIPFVWLGYKQIGKSFALYSIIGIASLAISTSLMHHVPTIIEGDTLLVTVVGGIIIGFGMGLALRNGGALDGIDMLAVLLSRKVPFGTSDLILFLNMFVFIVVSTVFGLQGAILSGLAYFIASKVIHIVEEGLSGSKTFKIITNQPEIMVETIRDRLGRGATYTEAYGGYSNEQFKEITCVINRMEESKIKDIIHEIDPTAFVVVYDVAEVRGGNFKKKDIH
- a CDS encoding MerR family transcriptional regulator, which codes for MHTIGEVAELLHISAHTLRYYEKEQIVTPLRDASGDRRYNESHLKWLQFVIKLKETQMPIATIKKYASLFQEGEHTAADRLKLLEEHKESIQKQMHILNTADEMLEHKISTYRTLIGQ